A stretch of Anaeromyxobacter dehalogenans 2CP-1 DNA encodes these proteins:
- a CDS encoding NAD(P)/FAD-dependent oxidoreductase, with amino-acid sequence MAGTEGSPVVIVGAGVAGLSCARALAEGGRRALVLDRAHGVGGRCATRALEGQPVDYGAVFLHGRDPAFLAALDAVPATRLDWPADVHGSGPPCQPEAFSPGEVRRAFAEGVNAFPRHLAEGLELRLQRKVVGLVPGDGTVALRLDDGSFLEAETAVLALAAEQADELLATVLPAPPAVAAARALLATASSHCALALLAVYGPAAPRPPWHVSYPETSRIVQLVSHESSKRPGSPLLVLTYQAHPAWSRQHLDDPDWPRRVLDEAARLLGPWAADPRTAHPHRWRWARTDLAAELARPLLLALPGGARLGVAGDRFAPGGGIEAAWRSGRALAGRVLAGEGA; translated from the coding sequence ATGGCGGGGACCGAGGGATCGCCGGTGGTGATCGTCGGGGCCGGCGTGGCCGGGCTCTCCTGCGCGAGGGCGCTCGCGGAGGGCGGCCGGCGCGCGCTGGTGCTGGACCGGGCGCACGGTGTGGGCGGCCGCTGCGCCACGCGCGCGCTGGAAGGCCAGCCGGTGGACTACGGCGCGGTGTTCCTGCACGGGCGCGACCCGGCGTTCCTGGCCGCGCTCGACGCGGTGCCCGCGACGCGGCTCGACTGGCCCGCCGACGTGCACGGCAGCGGCCCGCCGTGCCAGCCGGAGGCGTTCTCGCCGGGTGAAGTCCGCCGCGCGTTCGCCGAGGGCGTGAACGCGTTCCCGCGCCACCTGGCGGAGGGGCTGGAGCTGCGCCTGCAGCGCAAGGTGGTCGGGCTCGTGCCCGGCGACGGCACCGTGGCGCTCCGGCTCGACGACGGCTCGTTCCTGGAGGCCGAGACCGCGGTGCTGGCGCTCGCCGCGGAGCAGGCCGACGAGCTGCTCGCCACCGTGCTGCCGGCGCCGCCCGCCGTGGCCGCCGCCCGGGCGCTGCTCGCGACCGCCTCGAGCCACTGCGCGCTCGCGCTGCTCGCCGTGTACGGGCCCGCCGCGCCGCGCCCGCCCTGGCACGTGAGCTACCCGGAGACCTCGCGCATCGTCCAGCTCGTCTCGCACGAGTCGAGCAAGCGCCCCGGCTCGCCGCTGCTCGTGCTCACCTACCAGGCCCACCCGGCCTGGTCGCGCCAGCACCTCGACGATCCGGACTGGCCGCGCCGCGTGCTCGACGAGGCGGCGCGCCTCCTCGGCCCGTGGGCCGCGGACCCGCGCACCGCGCACCCGCACCGCTGGCGCTGGGCCCGCACCGATCTCGCCGCGGAGCTGGCGCGGCCGCTGCTGCTGGCGCTGCCGGGCGGCGCGCGGCTGGGCGTGGCGGGCGATCGCTTCGCCCCGGGCGGCGGCATCGAGGCGGCGTGGCGCTCGGGCCGCGCGCTGGCGGGACGGGTCCTCGCGGGGGAGGGGGCATGA
- the ribA gene encoding GTP cyclohydrolase II — translation MTGGGDALAQLVLRDRDHECEGFGPGRVCVRVVAVARLPTRAGPFRIVAFWNNRDAKEHVALVHGDVVGAADVPVRLHSECLTGDVMGSLRCDCRDQLTEGLAAIQREGRGVLLYLRQEGRGIGLINKIRAYALQEQGLDTVEANLALGFRDDERDYAVAAHMIHGLELRSIRLITNNPEKIRQLTAYRVDVSGRIPHVIPPGEHNRFYLETKARRSGHLIDLAALEPRSEQADPVVVAPAPGTPGGE, via the coding sequence ATGACCGGCGGCGGCGACGCGCTGGCGCAGCTCGTGCTGCGCGATCGGGATCACGAGTGCGAGGGCTTCGGGCCGGGCCGCGTCTGCGTCCGCGTCGTCGCGGTGGCGCGCCTCCCGACGCGCGCCGGCCCGTTCCGGATCGTCGCGTTCTGGAACAACCGCGACGCAAAGGAGCACGTGGCGCTGGTGCACGGCGACGTGGTGGGCGCGGCGGACGTGCCGGTGCGCCTCCACTCGGAGTGCCTGACCGGCGACGTGATGGGCTCGCTCCGCTGCGACTGCCGCGACCAGCTCACCGAGGGGCTCGCCGCGATCCAGCGCGAGGGGCGCGGGGTGCTGCTGTACCTGCGGCAGGAGGGGCGCGGGATCGGCCTCATCAACAAGATCCGCGCGTACGCGCTGCAGGAGCAGGGGCTCGACACGGTCGAGGCGAACCTCGCGCTCGGCTTCCGCGACGACGAGCGCGACTACGCCGTGGCGGCCCACATGATCCACGGCCTGGAGCTCCGCTCCATCCGCCTCATCACCAACAACCCGGAGAAGATCCGGCAGCTCACCGCGTACCGGGTCGACGTGAGCGGGCGCATCCCGCACGTGATCCCGCCGGGCGAGCACAACCGCTTCTACCTGGAGACGAAGGCGCGGCGGTCCGGGCACCTGATCGACCTCGCGGCGCTCGAGCCGCGCTCCGAGCAGGCCGACCCGGTGGTGGTCGCGCCGGCGCCCGGCACGCCCGGCGGGGAGTGA
- a CDS encoding PQQ-dependent sugar dehydrogenase, which translates to MRPARPALAPLLLLLACGAASARRPAPGCTMVEEGFGPAGAIPIRVERVASGLEVPWGLAFLPGGDVLVTERPGRVRLIRHGQLQPEPVATVAIAPGGEGGLLGIAADPRFAENRRFYLYATVEAGGAPVNQVSRWTLSADGRAATREKVLLDGIPAARYHDGGRIRFGPDGMLYVGTGDGGHPDRARDPASPSGKLLRVTPDGAPAPGNPRPDSPVLLSGVRNLEAFDWLDAGTLILADHGPSGERSRTGQDEVTVARAGDDLGWPAVSGCDAEPGTVAPILSFRRAAPPGGGSVYRGSAVPQWRGSFLFGTLGSRHLHRVVLDGRGGLRAHEVYLAGDPPSGLGRVREVVEGPDGALWVTTSNCDGRGTCPAERDLVVRLVGG; encoded by the coding sequence ATGCGTCCCGCCCGCCCGGCCCTCGCGCCGCTCCTGCTGCTGCTCGCCTGCGGCGCCGCCTCCGCCCGACGGCCGGCCCCCGGCTGCACGATGGTGGAGGAGGGCTTCGGCCCGGCGGGCGCGATCCCGATCCGCGTCGAGCGGGTGGCGAGCGGCCTGGAGGTGCCGTGGGGGCTCGCCTTCCTCCCCGGCGGCGACGTGCTGGTGACCGAGCGGCCCGGGCGCGTGCGCCTCATCCGCCACGGTCAGCTCCAGCCGGAGCCGGTGGCCACGGTCGCGATCGCGCCCGGCGGGGAGGGCGGGCTGCTCGGCATCGCGGCCGATCCGCGCTTCGCCGAGAACCGGCGCTTCTACCTGTACGCCACGGTCGAGGCGGGCGGCGCGCCGGTGAACCAGGTGTCGCGCTGGACGCTCTCGGCGGACGGCCGCGCGGCGACGCGCGAGAAGGTGCTCCTCGACGGCATCCCCGCGGCCCGGTACCACGACGGCGGGCGCATCCGCTTCGGGCCCGACGGCATGCTGTACGTCGGCACCGGCGACGGCGGCCACCCCGATCGCGCCCGCGACCCGGCGAGCCCGAGCGGCAAGCTCCTGCGCGTCACGCCCGACGGCGCGCCCGCGCCCGGCAACCCGCGGCCGGACAGCCCGGTGCTCCTCTCCGGCGTCCGCAACCTGGAGGCGTTCGACTGGCTCGACGCCGGCACGCTGATCCTGGCGGACCACGGGCCGAGCGGGGAGCGCTCGCGCACCGGCCAGGACGAGGTGACGGTGGCGCGCGCGGGGGACGACCTGGGCTGGCCGGCGGTGTCCGGGTGCGACGCCGAGCCGGGCACGGTCGCGCCGATCCTCTCGTTCCGCAGGGCCGCGCCGCCGGGCGGCGGGAGCGTGTACCGCGGGTCGGCGGTGCCGCAGTGGAGGGGGAGCTTCCTGTTCGGGACGCTCGGCTCGCGCCACCTGCACCGGGTGGTGCTGGACGGGCGCGGCGGGCTGCGCGCGCACGAGGTCTACCTCGCCGGCGATCCGCCCTCGGGGCTGGGCCGCGTCCGCGAGGTCGTGGAGGGCCCGGACGGCGCGCTCTGGGTCACCACCAGCAACTGCGACGGCCGGGGGACCTGCCCGGCGGAGCGGGACCTGGTGGTGCGGCTGGTGGGCGGTTGA
- the rnk gene encoding nucleoside diphosphate kinase regulator: MSRDRIYVSETDHERLRALVEQHQEGRDAAAAERLDAELDRAVRVPDGQVPPDVVAMNSRVVYEDGATGRLREVTLVYPTAADLREGRLSVLAPVGAALLGLSTGQSISWTLPDGREVELRVRSVQQPPAAPAASAAV, from the coding sequence ATGAGCCGCGACCGCATCTACGTCAGCGAGACCGATCACGAGCGCCTGCGGGCGCTGGTGGAGCAGCACCAGGAGGGCCGCGACGCGGCCGCGGCGGAGCGGCTCGACGCCGAGCTCGACCGCGCCGTGCGCGTGCCGGACGGCCAGGTGCCGCCGGACGTCGTCGCCATGAACTCGCGCGTGGTCTACGAGGACGGCGCGACCGGCCGCCTGCGCGAGGTCACGCTCGTCTACCCGACCGCCGCGGACCTGCGGGAGGGCCGGCTGTCGGTGCTCGCGCCGGTGGGCGCGGCGCTGCTCGGGCTGTCCACCGGCCAGTCCATCTCCTGGACGCTGCCGGACGGGCGCGAGGTCGAGCTGCGCGTGCGCTCGGTGCAGCAGCCCCCGGCCGCCCCGGCCGCGAGCGCGGCGGTGTGA
- a CDS encoding cation:proton antiporter: MSSELAYIALLFALFVIPKALQRFRIPGAITSLLLGLAAARAGLFTGDPTLALLATLGITGLFLFAGLDVDAKDLRRGAALVAQHLVIQALLLAGVAWAIAAATGVDWRPATLVALALVTPSTGFILDSLQSFGLDADQRFWTRTKAVATELLALAVLFAVLQSTSAARFAGASAALLAVVVLIPLVMRAFAVAIAPWAPRSEFAFLVMLAVMAAFATRKLGVYYLVGAFLVGVAARRFRERLPAFSSDRLLHAVEVFASFFAPFYFFSAGAHLHPELLTLSSLATGVVYLAAMIPLRVGLVAVHRKLALREHLGQARRVATALVPTLVFSLVLAEIVIERFEGVPPWLVGGIIPYALLNTMLPALTLGATASFDEVHLEVTEPEPGPALAAAPPPAGPGQAG, from the coding sequence GTGTCCTCCGAGCTCGCCTACATCGCCCTGCTGTTCGCGCTGTTCGTCATCCCCAAGGCGCTGCAGCGCTTCCGGATCCCCGGCGCCATCACCAGCCTCCTGCTCGGGCTGGCGGCGGCCCGCGCCGGCCTCTTCACCGGCGATCCCACCCTGGCGCTGCTCGCCACGCTGGGCATCACCGGGCTGTTCCTGTTCGCCGGGCTGGACGTGGACGCGAAGGACCTCCGCCGCGGCGCCGCGCTGGTCGCGCAGCACCTCGTCATCCAGGCGCTCCTGCTCGCGGGCGTGGCCTGGGCCATCGCCGCAGCCACCGGCGTGGACTGGCGGCCGGCCACGCTGGTCGCGCTCGCGCTGGTGACGCCCTCGACCGGCTTCATCCTCGACTCGCTGCAGTCCTTCGGCCTCGACGCCGACCAGCGCTTCTGGACGCGCACCAAGGCGGTCGCCACCGAGCTGCTCGCGCTGGCGGTGCTGTTCGCGGTGCTCCAGTCCACCTCGGCGGCGCGCTTCGCCGGCGCCAGCGCGGCGCTGCTCGCGGTGGTGGTGCTCATCCCCCTGGTGATGCGCGCGTTCGCGGTGGCGATCGCGCCCTGGGCGCCGCGCTCCGAGTTCGCGTTCCTGGTGATGCTGGCGGTGATGGCGGCGTTCGCCACCCGCAAGCTGGGCGTGTACTACCTGGTGGGCGCGTTCCTGGTCGGCGTGGCGGCGCGCCGCTTCCGCGAGCGGCTCCCCGCGTTCTCGTCCGACCGCCTGCTGCACGCGGTCGAGGTGTTCGCGTCGTTCTTCGCGCCGTTCTACTTCTTCAGCGCCGGCGCGCACCTGCACCCGGAGCTGCTCACCCTGTCCTCCCTGGCCACCGGCGTCGTCTACCTGGCCGCCATGATCCCGCTGCGCGTGGGCCTGGTGGCGGTGCACCGGAAGCTCGCGCTCCGCGAGCACCTGGGCCAGGCGCGGCGGGTGGCGACGGCGCTCGTGCCCACGCTCGTGTTCTCGCTGGTGCTGGCCGAGATCGTGATCGAGCGCTTCGAGGGCGTCCCGCCCTGGCTGGTCGGAGGGATCATCCCGTACGCGCTCCTCAACACCATGCTCCCGGCGCTGACGCTGGGCGCGACCGCGAGCTTCGACGAGGTCCACCTCGAGGTGACGGAGCCGGAGCCCGGGCCGGCGCTGGCCGCCGCGCCGCCCCCGGCCGGCCCGGGGCAGGCCGGCTGA
- a CDS encoding TerC family protein, with the protein MVESIGSPALWIGFLAFVALMLALDLGVFHRKAHVIRVREALGWSVVWVALALTFNALVWWQFGADRGLEFLTGYLIEKSLAVDNIFVFVIIFSALGVPPLYQHRVLFWGILSALVLRAGMIFAGTALLARFHWTIYLFGALLVATGVKLFLGRNEAPDPTGGRLMRLVRRVIPSTHELRGAHFLTIENGRRVATPLLLALVLVEISDVIFAVDSIPAIFAVTLDPFIVFTSNIFAILGLRSMFFLLAGMVERFSGLKTGLSAVLVYVGVKMLAMDWVKVPPALSLAIVAALLVAPVLLGAWRDRARGHRAAPASGRVLGPSRPEESR; encoded by the coding sequence TTGGTCGAATCGATCGGCTCACCCGCCCTGTGGATCGGCTTCCTCGCCTTCGTCGCGCTGATGCTGGCGCTCGACCTGGGCGTGTTCCATCGGAAGGCGCACGTCATCCGCGTGCGCGAGGCGCTCGGCTGGAGCGTGGTGTGGGTGGCGCTGGCGCTCACCTTCAACGCGCTGGTGTGGTGGCAGTTCGGGGCAGACCGCGGCCTCGAGTTCCTCACCGGCTACCTCATCGAGAAGTCGCTCGCCGTCGACAACATCTTCGTCTTCGTCATCATCTTCTCGGCGCTGGGCGTGCCGCCGCTCTACCAGCACCGGGTGCTGTTCTGGGGCATCCTCTCCGCGCTCGTCCTGCGCGCCGGGATGATCTTCGCCGGCACCGCCCTGCTGGCCCGCTTCCACTGGACCATCTACCTGTTCGGCGCGCTGCTGGTCGCGACCGGCGTGAAGCTGTTCCTCGGCCGCAACGAGGCGCCCGATCCCACCGGCGGCCGGCTGATGCGGCTGGTGCGGCGGGTCATCCCCTCCACCCACGAGCTGCGCGGGGCCCACTTCCTCACGATCGAGAACGGCCGGCGCGTCGCCACGCCGCTCCTGCTCGCGCTGGTGCTGGTGGAGATCTCCGACGTCATCTTCGCGGTGGACTCCATCCCCGCGATCTTCGCGGTGACGCTCGACCCGTTCATCGTGTTCACCTCGAACATCTTCGCCATCCTCGGCCTGCGCTCGATGTTCTTCCTGCTGGCCGGCATGGTGGAGCGCTTCTCCGGGCTGAAGACCGGGCTCTCGGCGGTGCTGGTGTACGTGGGCGTGAAGATGCTGGCGATGGACTGGGTGAAGGTCCCGCCCGCCCTGTCGCTCGCGATCGTCGCCGCGCTGCTCGTCGCACCGGTCCTGCTGGGCGCCTGGCGCGACCGCGCGCGCGGCCACCGCGCCGCTCCCGCATCAGGTAGAGTCCTCGGGCCGTCTCGACCCGAGGAGAGCCGATGA
- the adeC gene encoding AdeC/AdeK/OprM family multidrug efflux complex outer membrane factor — translation MRSPGLATLVAASALAVSGCTLAPRYQRPAAPVAAEFPAGAGAATGPAASDLGWRDVFQDPGLQAVIDQALRENRDLRVAALNVELARAQYGIQRSYLLPTVGATGSGSRARTAKDLSFTGEPSVGNTFSAGVGLTSFEIDLFGRVRSLRNQALEQYLSTEEAHRSAHLALVSEVAVQYLASRALQSQVALAEQTLQTVQQSYDLAKRTFEAGRTSELDFRTAEAQVETARVNLSAYQQQLAQAENALVLLAGGPLPKDLPTAPLESQPPVAELPAGLPSDLLQRRPDILSAEHQLKAANASIGAARAAFFPSISLTASVGTASTELSNLFTAGSGTWAFSPRIDLPIFTGGRNKANLDAANVRKQIEIASYEKAIQVAFREVADALVARGRLDEQLEAQTRRVQAEQRRYDISELRYRKGVDSYLNVLTAQRDLYGAQQQLIQTRLTRFSNSIGLYRALGGGWLEHGKS, via the coding sequence ATGCGTAGCCCTGGCCTCGCGACGCTCGTCGCCGCCTCCGCCCTCGCCGTCTCCGGGTGCACGCTCGCGCCCCGGTACCAGCGCCCCGCCGCGCCCGTGGCCGCCGAGTTCCCCGCCGGCGCCGGCGCGGCGACCGGCCCCGCCGCTTCCGACCTGGGCTGGCGCGACGTGTTCCAGGATCCCGGCCTCCAGGCCGTGATCGACCAGGCGCTCCGCGAGAACCGCGACCTCCGCGTCGCCGCGCTCAACGTGGAGCTGGCCCGTGCGCAGTACGGCATCCAGCGCTCGTACCTGCTGCCCACGGTCGGCGCGACCGGGAGCGGCAGCCGCGCGCGCACGGCGAAGGACCTCAGCTTCACCGGCGAGCCCTCCGTCGGGAACACCTTCTCGGCCGGCGTGGGCCTCACGTCGTTCGAGATCGACCTGTTCGGCCGCGTCCGCAGCCTGCGGAACCAGGCGCTCGAGCAGTACCTCTCGACCGAGGAGGCCCACCGCAGCGCGCACCTGGCGCTCGTCTCCGAGGTGGCGGTCCAGTACCTCGCCTCGCGCGCGCTGCAGTCGCAGGTGGCGCTCGCGGAGCAGACGCTGCAGACCGTGCAGCAGTCGTACGACCTCGCGAAGCGCACCTTCGAGGCCGGCCGCACCTCCGAGCTCGACTTCCGCACCGCCGAGGCGCAGGTCGAGACCGCGCGGGTGAACCTGTCCGCCTACCAGCAGCAGCTCGCGCAGGCCGAGAACGCGCTGGTGCTGCTCGCCGGCGGACCGCTGCCGAAGGACCTGCCGACGGCGCCGCTCGAGTCGCAGCCTCCCGTGGCGGAGCTGCCGGCGGGGCTGCCGTCCGACCTGCTGCAGCGCCGTCCCGACATCCTCTCGGCCGAGCATCAGCTCAAGGCGGCGAACGCCAGCATCGGCGCGGCGCGCGCGGCGTTCTTCCCCTCCATCTCGCTCACCGCCTCGGTGGGCACCGCCTCGACCGAGCTGTCCAACCTGTTCACCGCCGGCTCGGGCACCTGGGCGTTCTCGCCGCGCATCGACCTGCCCATCTTCACCGGCGGCCGCAACAAGGCGAACCTCGACGCGGCGAACGTCCGCAAGCAGATCGAGATCGCGAGCTACGAGAAGGCGATCCAGGTGGCGTTCCGCGAGGTGGCCGACGCGCTGGTGGCGCGCGGGCGCCTCGACGAGCAGCTCGAGGCCCAGACCCGGCGCGTCCAGGCGGAGCAGCGGCGCTACGACATCTCCGAGCTGCGCTACCGCAAGGGCGTGGACAGCTACCTGAACGTGCTCACCGCGCAGCGCGACCTGTACGGCGCGCAGCAGCAGCTCATCCAGACCCGGCTCACCCGCTTCTCGAACTCCATCGGCCTGTACCGCGCCCTCGGCGGCGGATGGCTGGAGCACGGGAAGTCCTGA
- a CDS encoding efflux RND transporter permease subunit: MARFFIDRPIFAWVISIMIMLAGGLAILGLPVSQYPAIAPPVVTVYATYPGANAQTLENSVTQVIEQKMTGIDHLRYMSAASDSSGNASVTLTFEAEADPDIAQMQVQNKLQNAMPLLPQQVQQQGVRVLKTVSNYLLIAGLISEDGSMTRDDLNDYAFSNIVDPISRVTGVGEVTAFGTQYAMRIWLDADKLASFKLTPLDVSGALRAQNAQVSTGSLGAAPAVPGQQLNATVTSQTRLQTPEQFLNILLRVNPDGSQVRLRDVGTANLGGETYELESYYNGKPAGGMGIRLASGANALKTADLVRAKLTELSQYFPPGMKVVYPVDSTPFVRISIEEVVKTLAEAIILVFLVMFLFLQNFRATLIPTIAVPVVLLGTFGVLAAAGFTVNTLTMLGLVLAIGLLVDDAIVVVENVERVMSEEGLSPREATRKSMGQITGALVGIALVLAAVFVPMAFFGGSVGVIYRQFSITVVSAMALSVVVALTLTPALCATILKPVEKGHHASEKGFFGWFNRLYGQGSGIYEKSVGWILRRAGRALIVYAVLLAALGGLFLHLPTGFLPEEDQGSIINMVQLPAGATMDRTRTVMQEVTRHYLEDEKDNVEAVMAITGFSFSGRGQNAGLAFVRLKDWSERPKKEQHAPAIAGRAMRAFSQIKDGLAFAFVPPAVPELGNATGFELQLQDRGNLGHEALMAARNQLLGMAAQDPRLAKVRPLGLEDTPQYRIDVDQQKAAALGLSLSDINATLSSTWGVNYVDDFVDKGRTKRVYVQAAAPFRMKPEDLNRWYVRNAAGQMVPFSAFSTGTWVHGPTKLERFNGSPAMVIQGEPSPGHSSGEAMAAMEEHVKALPAGIGLEWSGLSYEERLSGANAPALYTISLLVVFLALAALYESWSIPFSVMLVVPLGVLGAVLFTELASMDAGVYFQVGLLTTIGLSAKNAILIVEFARALYEQGMSLFDAAVEAARMRLRPIIMTSLAFILGVLPLAIANGAGAAGQNAIGVAVIGGMVSATFLAILLVPVFFVKIAGKRKTPPPDLVAGPRDDEDEAAPKEIAHA; the protein is encoded by the coding sequence GTGGCCAGGTTCTTCATCGATAGGCCCATCTTCGCGTGGGTGATCTCGATCATGATCATGCTGGCCGGTGGGCTCGCCATCCTGGGCCTGCCGGTCTCGCAGTACCCCGCCATCGCGCCGCCGGTCGTCACGGTGTACGCGACCTACCCGGGCGCGAACGCGCAGACGCTGGAGAACTCGGTCACCCAGGTCATCGAGCAGAAGATGACCGGCATCGACCACCTCCGGTACATGTCCGCCGCGAGCGACAGCTCCGGCAACGCGAGCGTCACGCTCACGTTCGAGGCCGAGGCCGATCCGGACATCGCGCAGATGCAGGTGCAGAACAAGCTGCAGAACGCCATGCCGCTGCTGCCGCAGCAGGTGCAGCAGCAGGGCGTGCGCGTCCTGAAGACCGTCAGCAACTACCTGCTCATCGCCGGCCTCATCTCCGAGGACGGCAGCATGACGCGCGACGACCTGAACGACTACGCGTTCTCGAACATCGTCGACCCGATCAGCCGTGTGACCGGCGTCGGCGAGGTGACCGCGTTCGGCACCCAGTACGCCATGCGCATCTGGCTCGACGCCGACAAGCTCGCCAGCTTCAAGCTCACCCCGCTCGACGTGAGCGGCGCCCTCCGGGCGCAGAACGCGCAGGTGTCCACCGGCTCCCTCGGCGCGGCCCCGGCCGTGCCCGGCCAGCAGCTCAACGCCACGGTCACCTCGCAGACCCGGCTCCAGACGCCCGAGCAGTTCCTGAACATCCTCCTGCGCGTCAACCCCGACGGCTCGCAGGTGCGGCTGCGCGACGTCGGCACCGCGAACCTGGGCGGCGAGACCTACGAGCTCGAGAGCTACTACAACGGCAAGCCCGCCGGCGGCATGGGCATCCGGCTCGCCTCGGGCGCGAACGCGCTGAAGACCGCCGACCTGGTGCGCGCCAAGCTCACCGAGCTGTCGCAGTACTTCCCGCCGGGGATGAAGGTCGTCTATCCGGTCGATTCCACGCCGTTCGTGCGGATCTCGATCGAGGAGGTGGTGAAGACCCTCGCCGAGGCCATCATCCTCGTGTTCCTGGTGATGTTCCTGTTCCTGCAGAACTTCCGCGCCACGCTCATCCCGACCATCGCGGTGCCGGTGGTGCTGCTCGGCACGTTCGGCGTGCTGGCGGCGGCCGGCTTCACCGTGAACACGCTGACCATGCTGGGCCTGGTGCTCGCCATCGGGCTGCTGGTGGACGACGCCATCGTGGTGGTCGAGAACGTCGAGCGCGTGATGAGCGAGGAGGGGCTCTCGCCGCGCGAGGCCACCCGCAAGTCGATGGGCCAGATCACCGGCGCGCTCGTCGGCATCGCGCTGGTGCTCGCCGCGGTGTTCGTCCCCATGGCGTTCTTCGGCGGCTCGGTGGGCGTCATCTACCGGCAGTTCTCCATCACCGTGGTCTCGGCCATGGCGCTGTCGGTGGTGGTCGCGCTGACGCTCACGCCCGCGCTGTGCGCCACGATCCTGAAGCCCGTCGAGAAGGGGCACCACGCCTCGGAGAAGGGGTTCTTCGGCTGGTTCAACCGGCTCTACGGGCAGGGCAGCGGGATCTACGAGAAGTCGGTGGGCTGGATCCTGCGCCGCGCCGGTCGCGCCCTGATCGTCTACGCCGTGCTGCTCGCGGCGCTGGGCGGGCTGTTCCTGCACCTGCCCACCGGCTTCCTCCCGGAGGAGGACCAGGGCTCCATCATCAACATGGTGCAGCTGCCCGCCGGCGCCACCATGGACCGGACCCGCACGGTGATGCAGGAGGTGACGCGGCACTACCTCGAGGACGAGAAGGACAACGTCGAGGCGGTGATGGCCATCACCGGCTTCAGCTTCTCCGGCCGCGGCCAGAACGCCGGCCTCGCGTTCGTGCGCCTGAAGGACTGGTCCGAGCGCCCGAAGAAGGAGCAGCACGCGCCCGCCATCGCCGGGCGCGCCATGCGGGCGTTCTCGCAGATCAAGGACGGCCTCGCGTTCGCGTTCGTGCCGCCGGCGGTGCCCGAGCTCGGCAACGCCACCGGCTTCGAGCTGCAGCTCCAGGACCGCGGCAACCTCGGCCACGAGGCGCTCATGGCGGCCCGCAACCAGCTCCTCGGCATGGCCGCGCAGGATCCGCGCCTCGCCAAGGTCCGCCCGCTCGGCCTGGAGGACACGCCGCAGTACCGCATCGACGTGGACCAGCAGAAGGCCGCGGCCCTCGGGCTCTCGCTCTCCGACATCAACGCCACCCTGTCCAGCACCTGGGGCGTCAACTACGTCGACGACTTCGTGGACAAGGGGCGCACCAAGCGCGTGTACGTGCAGGCCGCCGCGCCGTTCCGCATGAAGCCGGAGGACCTGAACCGCTGGTACGTGCGCAACGCCGCCGGGCAGATGGTCCCGTTCTCGGCGTTCTCCACCGGCACCTGGGTGCACGGCCCCACCAAGCTCGAGCGCTTCAACGGCTCCCCGGCCATGGTGATCCAGGGCGAGCCGTCCCCGGGCCACAGCTCGGGCGAGGCCATGGCCGCCATGGAGGAGCACGTCAAGGCGCTCCCGGCCGGCATCGGCCTGGAGTGGTCGGGCCTCTCGTACGAGGAGCGGCTCTCGGGCGCGAACGCCCCGGCGCTCTACACCATCTCGCTGCTGGTGGTGTTCCTCGCGCTGGCGGCGCTCTACGAGAGCTGGTCCATCCCGTTCTCGGTGATGCTGGTGGTGCCGCTCGGCGTGCTCGGCGCGGTGCTGTTCACCGAGCTCGCGAGCATGGACGCCGGCGTCTACTTTCAGGTCGGCCTGCTCACCACCATCGGCCTCTCCGCCAAGAACGCCATCCTCATCGTCGAGTTCGCGAGGGCCCTGTACGAGCAGGGCATGAGCCTGTTCGACGCCGCCGTGGAGGCGGCCCGCATGCGCCTCCGCCCCATCATCATGACCTCGCTCGCCTTCATCCTCGGCGTGCTCCCGCTCGCGATCGCGAACGGGGCCGGCGCGGCCGGGCAGAACGCCATCGGCGTGGCGGTGATCGGCGGCATGGTCTCGGCCACCTTCCTCGCCATCCTGCTCGTGCCGGTGTTCTTCGTGAAGATCGCCGGCAAGCGGAAGACGCCGCCGCCCGACCTGGTGGCCGGACCGCGCGACGACGAGGACGAGGCCGCGCCGAAGGAGATCGCCCATGCGTAG